The following are from one region of the Salvia hispanica cultivar TCC Black 2014 chromosome 1, UniMelb_Shisp_WGS_1.0, whole genome shotgun sequence genome:
- the LOC125200675 gene encoding transcriptional repressor ILP1-like, with protein MSSAKSRNFRRRSGDDEDEEASTFVTPSTTKTSATTNKPSTTNKPKKPTPQSGTKSLLSFADDDDEESPFSRPPPKPSSSSRFPKSSSAHKLRSSKDRIAPHPPSSSLPSNVQPQAGVYTKEALLELQKNTKTLAAPARNRPKPDPEPVVVLKGLIKPVISSELDAAATGKGQDSSDDDMMFDRRVKDSSVEAKLKDVRIGPGFREDKEGIPDQATIEAIRAKRERLRQARAAAPDYIAIDGGSNHGEAEGLSDEEPEFRGRIGFFGDKIGGSDKKGVFEDFGERPVPKERGMEVVSDEEDDEDKMWEEEQVRKGLGKRLDDGIGLQGAGATVGGLSRLQSSSGNPAALPSGMHHPAQNVDGRSSYNNVGGASFDMFGGSDMSISQQAELARKAMTENLKRVQESHDRTMVSLAKTDENLSSSLLNVTSLEDSLSAAGEKFLFMQKLREFVSVICAFLQHKAPFIEELEEQMQKLHEERARAIVERRAADNDDEISEIELAIAAARVELSKGSSAEKVAAAIAASQAASDNARGAKGAPVELDEFGRDVNLQKRMDITRRSEARKRRRAKADSKRKLAMEIDSSVQLMEGEFSTDESDTETSAHESTHNQLLLVAGKIFSDAAEEYSQFSMVVEKFEKWKKDYATSYRDAYMSLSIPAIFSPYVRLELLKWDPLHEDADFMDMKWCSLLFNYGLPEDENGKNGEDADDDANLIPELVAKVALPILHHQLAFCWDILSTRETKHAISAMDMVTEFVGSSNSAVGKLVAVLRDRFTTAVNDLVVPTWSPLELEVVPGAARVAAYRFGTSVRLLRNISLWSKVLAISVVEKIALDELLCGKILPHLRSIQTNVHEAIIRTERVIASLNDVWTGSSVTEDRSKKLHPLVDYVLLLGKALERKRASGGMESEMGKLVRRLRKMLVELNQYDHARALSRSFNIKEAI; from the exons ATGAGCAGCGCCAAATCCCGCAACTTCCGCCGCCGTTCCGGCGACGACGAAGACGAAGAAGCCAGTACCTTCGTCACACCATCCACCACCAAAACCTCTGCCACCACAAACAAACCTTCCACCACCAATAAACCCAAAAAGCCGACCCCTCAGTCCGGCACCAAAAGTCTCCTTTCATTCGCAGACGACGATGACGAAGAATCTCCGTTTTCTCGGCCACCGCCGAAGCCATCTTCCTCGTCTAGATTCCCCAAATCTTCGTCGGCTCACAAGCTCAGATCGTCAAAAGACCGAATTGCCCCTCACCCTCCATCTTCGTCCCTCCCCTCCAATGTCCAGCCACAGGCTGGTGTCTACACGAAAGAAGCCCTATTAGAGCTTCAGAAGAATACTAAAACCCTGGCCGCGCCTGCTCGGAATAGGCCAAAGCCCGACCCTGAGCCTGTTGTTGTGTTGAAGGGTTTGATCAAACCCGTAATTTCGAGCGAATTAGATGCCGCAGCTACTGGAAAAGGTCAGGATAGCAGTGATGATGATATGATGTTTGATCGGAGGGTCAAAGATTCAAGCGTTGAAGCTAAATTGAAGGATGTTCGGATAGGGCCGGGTTTTAGGGAGGATAAGGAAGGGATACCGGACCAGGCCACAATAGAAGCGATTAGGGCGAAGAGGGAGAGGCTGAGGCAGGCCAGGGCTGCAGCTCCGGATTACATAGCAATTGATGGAGGCAGTAATCATGGAGAGGCTGAAGGTCTGAGTGATGAAGAGCCGGAATTTCGAGGAAGgattggattttttggtgATAAAATTGGTGGGAGTGACAAGAAAGGTGTTTTCGAAGATTTTGGGGAGAGGCCAGTGCCAAAAGAGAGGGGAATGGAAGTAGTTAGCGATGAAGAGGATGATGAGGATAAGATGTGGGAGGAAGAGCAAGTGAGGAAAGGGTTGGGGAAGAGGCTGGATGATGGTATTGGGCTTCAAGGAGCGGGTGCTACTGTTGGCGGTTTAAGTAGGTTGCAATCTAGTTCAGGGAACCCTGCTGCACTTCCTAGTGGAATGCATCATCCTGCCCAAAATGTGGATGGTAGAAGTAGCTATAACAATGTCGGAGGGGCAAGTTTTGACATGTTTGGTGGTAGTGATATGTCAATTTCTCAGCAGGCTGAGCTTGCCAGAAAAGCCATGACTGAGAACCTGAAGAGGGTTCAGGAATCTCATGACCGAACAATGGTGTCTTTGGCGAAGACAGATGAAAATCTCTCTTCGTCTTTACTGAATGTTACTAGTCTGGAGGATTCCTTGTCGGCTGCCGGTGAGAAGTTCCTCTTTATGCAAAAGCTTCGTGAGTTTGTTTCTGTTATATGTGCGTTTTTGCAG CATAAAGCTCCTTTCATTGAGGAACTCGAAGAACAAATGCAGAAGCTTCATGAAGAACGTGCGAGAGCCATTGTAGAAAGAAGAGCTGCAGATAATGATGACGAAATATCTGAGATAGAATTAGCTATTGCTGCAGCACGGGTAGAACTCTCTAAAGGAAGCAGTGCAGAAAAAGTAGCGGCAGCCATCGCTGCTTCCCAGGCTGCCTCTGATAATGCAAGAGGAGCTAAAGGTGCACCAGTGGAGCTGGATGAATTTGGCCGAGATGTGAATCTGCAGAAACGGATGGATATTACTAGAAGATCAGAAGCTCGGAAACGAAGGCGAGCGAAAGCTGATTCAAAGAGGAAGTTGGCCATGGAAATTGACAGTTCCGTTCAACTTATGGAAGGAGAATTCAGCACTGATGAAAGTGATACTGAGACTAGTGCTCACGAGTCAACCCATAATCAATTACTTCTTGTTGCTGGCAAAATCTTTAGTGATGCAGCAGAGGAATATTCTCAATTTTCAATGGTTGttgaaaaatttgagaaatggAAGAAAGATTATGCCACAAGCTATCGCGATGCATATATGTCGTTAAGTATACCTGCTATTTTTTCACCTTATGTGAGATTGGAGCTTCTAAAGTGGGACCCACTTCATGAAGATGCAGATTTTATGGATATGAAATG GTGTTCATTGCTCTTCAATTATGGCCTTCCGgaagatgaaaatggaaagaatGGAGAGGATGCTGATGATGATGCAAATCTTATTCCTGAGCTGGTTGCAAAAGTCGCACTTCCTATTTTGCACCATCAGTTAGCCTTCTGTTGGGACATTCTTAGCACCCGTGAAACAAAGCATGCTATTTCTGCTATGGACATGGTCACAGAATTTGTAGGTTCCTCCAATTCAGCTGTTGGGAAACTGGTAGCTGTTCTTCGTGACCGTTTCACCACTGCTGTGAATGATTTGGTG GTCCCCACATGGAGCCCACTTGAACTGGAGGTGGTACCTGGTGCAGCAAGAGTTGCTGCATATAGGTTTGGCACCTCTGTTCGTTTGTTGAGGAACATATCTTTGTGGAGTAAGGTTCTTGCTATTTCCGTCGTTGAGAAGATTGCTCTTGATGAACTATTGTGCGGCAAGATTCTTCCTCATCTGCGCAGCATACAGACAAACGTGCATGAAGCAATTATACGAACAGAGAGGGTGATTGCGTCACTTAATGATGTATGGACCGGTTCTAGTGTTACCGAGGATCGAAG CAAGAAACTGCATCCGTTGGTGGACTACGTGTTGCTGCTGGGGAAGGCTTTGGAGAGAAAGCGTGCTAGCGGTGGCATGGAGAGCGAAATGGGTAAATTGGTGAGACGATTGAGGAAGATGCTGGTGGAGCTGAACCAGTACGACCATGCAAGAGCATTGTCAAGAAGCTTCAATATCAAGGAAGCTATCTGA
- the LOC125202057 gene encoding FT-interacting protein 3-like — MANQNRNQNQNQNQNQNQNQNQNQNQNVNRNQNHDPHQNAATEEEFNLRETRPSLGGGRVAGNDRVGTAFDLVEQMDYLYVRIVKSKELPGNPDPYVELNLGGLKSSTRYIQKSSNPEWNQVFSISKDQINAPHIEICVKDKSRGGGDGLIGMILLDGVDVPRRVPPDSPLAPEWYRLENQRGERVPGELMFAIWMGTQADEAFPEAWHLDAVSVNGEGVNGIRSKVYLSPRLWYLRVNVIEAQELQIADKNRQQPEILVRVSHGESVLRTKISQSRNVNPLWNEDLMFTVSEPFEDQLVLCVEERIGNKKDELGQCVIPLNGVEKRIDFKPPGSRWYNLEKPNAGGNGQRNASRLNSRIHLRICFDGGYHVLDELTHYSSDLRATARQLWKPAVGVLELGILNAQNLAAMKSKDGRGFTDAYCVAKYGQKWIRTRTILNSFNPKWNEQYTWEVYDPCTVITVGVFDNCHLQGVNAGGKDSRIGKVRIRLSTLETGRVYTHSYPLIVLSPSGVKKMGEIQLAVRFSCASLINVLQLYTQPLLPSLHYLQPLSCQQVEVLRYQATQIVSTRLSRAEPPLRKEVVEYMLDVGSNMWSMRRSRANHFRMAGILSVVAKMLKWFEQISSWKSPLMTVLVHVVFLVFVCFPWLILSTVFLYLFLIGTWNYRGRPRNPPHMDVKLSKADMALNDELDEEFDTFPTSVKQMEVLKSRYDRLRSLASRVQTVLGDMATQGERFYNLLSWRDPRATALFLIFCLVATVVLYITPLKVVVIVVGFYSMRHPRFRDRLPSFPMNFLRRLPAKTDGLL, encoded by the coding sequence ATGGCGAACCAAAACCGGAACCAGAATcagaatcaaaatcaaaatcagaaCCAGAATCAAAATCAGAACCAGAATCAGAACGTCAACAGAAATCAAAACCACGATCCTCACCAGAATGCAGCCACGGAGGAGGAATTCAACCTGAGGGAGACTAGGCCCAGCCTCGGCGGCGGGAGAGTCGCCGGAAACGATCGCGTCGGCACCGCCTTCGACCTGGTGGAGCAGATGGACTATCTCTACGTCCGAATTGTCAAGTCGAAGGAGCTTCCGGGAAACCCCGATCCTTACGTCGAATTGAACCTCGGAGGGCTCAAATCCTCCACCCGGTATATCCAGAAATCATCCAATCCGGAATGGAATCAGGTATTTTCGATATCGAAAGATCAAATTAATGCCCCACACATCGAGATTTGTGTCAAGGACAAGAGCAGGGGCGGCGGCGATGGTTTAATTGGCATGATTTTGCTCGACGGCGTTGATGTTCCACGAAGGGTGCCGCCGGATAGCCCCTTGGCGCCGGAGTGGTACCGGCTGGAGAATCAGAGGGGCGAGAGGGTCCCTGGTGAACTAATGTTTGCGATTTGGATGGGGACGCAGGCCGATGAGGCGTTTCCCGAAGCTTGGCATTTGGATGCCGTGAGTGTTAACGGCGAAGGCGTCAATGGAATTAGGTCGAAGGTTTATTTATCCCCTCGCCTTTGGTATCTTAGGGTTAATGTGATTGAGGCGCAGGAATTACAGATTGCTGATAAGAATCGGCAGCAGCCGGAGATCCTTGTGAGAGTTTCACATGGGGAAAGTGTTTTGAGGACTAAGATTTCTCAGAGTAGGAATGTGAATCCTCTGTGGAATGAGGATTTGATGTTCACTGTGTCGGAGCCGTTTGAGGATCAGTTGGTTTTGTGTGTGGAGGAGAGGATAGGGAACAAGAAGGATGAATTGGGGCAGTGTGTGATCCCTTTAAATGGTGTGGAGAAGCGGATCGATTTCAAGCCTCCCGGAAGCAGGTGGTACAATCTTGAGAAGCCTAATGCTGGAGGGAATGGGCAGAGGAACGCGAGTAGGTTAAACAGCAGGATTCATCTGAGGATCTGTTTCGATGGGGGTTATCATGTTCTTGATGAATTGACTCATTACAGCAGTGATCTTCGTGCCACGGCTAGGCAGCTTTGGAAGCCTGCGGTTGGGGTGCTGGAGTTAGGCATCTTGAATGCTCAGAATCTTGCTGCAATGAAGTCAAAAGACGGGAGGGGATTCACGGATGCTTATTGCGTGGCCAAGTATGGGCAGAAGTGGATCAGAACGAGAACGATCCTCAACAGTTTCAATCCCAAGTGGAACGAGCAGTACACGTGGGAAGTGTACGACCCGTGCACTGTCATCACAGTCGGAGTCTTTGACAACTGCCACTTGCAAGGAGTGAACGCGGGTGGAAAGGATTCAAGAATCGGGAAGGTGAGGATTCGCCTCTCCACTCTCGAGACAGGTCGTGTCTACACGCATTCGTATCCACTCATAGTGCTTTCACCTTCTGGAGTGAAGAAAATGGGTGAAATTCAGTTGGCTGTAAGGTTCTCTTGTGCATCTCTGATCAATGTGTTACAGCTTTACACGCAGCCGCTGCTGCCGAGCCTTCACTACCTCCAGCCCCTCAGCTGCCAGCAGGTTGAGGTTCTGAGGTATCAGGCTACTCAGATTGTGTCAACGAGGCTGAGCCGGGCTGAGCCACCGTTGAGAAAAGAGGTGGTGGAGTACATGCTCGATGTCGGATCAAACATGTGGAGCATGAGACGAAGCAGAGCCAATCATTTCAGAATGGCAGGGATCCTCTCTGTGGTTGCCAAAATGCTGAAATGGTTCGAACAGATAAGCAGTTGGAAGAGTCCATTGATGACAGTTTTAGTCCACGTTGTGTTCTTGGTATTCGTATGCTTCCCTTGGTTGATCTTGAGCACTGTGTTTCTGTACCTTTTCTTGATCGGGACGTGGAATTACCGGGGGCGGCCTCGCAACCCTCCACACATGGATGTGAAACTGTCTAAAGCTGACATGGCCCTGAACGACGAATTGGACGAGGAGTTCGACACATTCCCGACGTCTGTGAAGCAAATGGAGGTCTTGAAATCGAGATACGATAGGCTGAGATCGCTTGCTTCGAGGGTGCAGACGGTTCTTGGGGACATGGCGACGCAAGGGGAGAGGTTCTACAATCTGCTGAGCTGGAGGGATCCGAGGGCGACTGCACTGTTTCTCATATTCTGCTTGGTTGCCACTGTGGTGCTCTACATAACTCCCCTCAAAGTTGTGGTGATTGTGGTGGGATTCTACTCGATGAGGCACCCCAGGTTTCGTGACAGGCTTCCGTcgtttcccatgaactttttAAGGAGGTTGCCTGCAAAAACAGATGGTCTGTTGTGA
- the LOC125210630 gene encoding uncharacterized protein LOC125210630, whose protein sequence is MASSNSSEDEEDGVRRARNLTRATEGEVYPNIDNRSNLMIAQQLQVMWLVQLRERNESQKMEKSPQMEWHDEDQCFKIDGVLSPMPLHEKPPFLSVIKRDQNEEIILKKEENNDMEEPYISRAYVLSLLKQTIMTERESPPQAPKKVWRRLQEDIVSSPFNEEMVEFLAWLNDEESENGGVSGSVL, encoded by the exons ATGGCATCATCCAATTCCAGTGAAGAT gAGGAAGATGGTGTAAGAAGGGCTAGAAATCTCACGAGAGCCACTGAGGGAGAAGTCTACCCGAACATCGACAATCGAAGCAACCTTATGATCGCACAACAATTACAAGTCATGTGGCTAGTCCAGCTTCGCGAGCGTAATGAGTCTCAAAAGATGGAGAAG AGTCCACAAATGGAATGGCATGACGAGGACCAATGCTTCAAGATCGATGGTGTCCTCTCCCCTATGCCTCTACATGAGAAGCCTCCTTTT CTATCCGTAATCAAGAGAGATCAAAATGAAGAGATCATACTCAAAAAAGAGGAGAATAATGACATGGAGGAGCCCTACATATCAAGGGCTTACGTCCTCAGCCTTCTCAAGCAAACAATCATGACAGAGAGAGAATCACCACCTCAAGCGCCTAAGAAAGTGTGGAGACGCCTTCAGGAGGATATTGTGAGCTCTCCATTCAACGAGGAAATGGTGGAGTTTCTGGCGTGGTTAAATGATGAGGAGAGCGAAAATGGTGGAGTTTCCGGCAGTGTGTTGTAG